From a region of the Halolamina sp. CBA1230 genome:
- a CDS encoding universal stress protein yields the protein MYDDILVPTDGSDTAEAAVDRAVDLAAKYDATVHALYVIDVDAVNYSLGTEQVDRIRQGHLDDMPEVKQAANEATSYVADAAAAAGVPAEEHVRAGQPALAIRKAIDGLGADIVVMGSHGRSGISRALLGSVAEKVLRKTRIPVLVVDARGEE from the coding sequence ATGTACGACGACATCCTCGTGCCGACCGACGGAAGCGACACCGCCGAGGCCGCCGTGGACCGCGCGGTCGACCTCGCCGCGAAGTACGACGCGACCGTCCACGCGCTGTACGTCATCGACGTGGACGCGGTGAACTACTCGCTTGGCACCGAGCAGGTCGACCGCATCCGGCAGGGCCACCTCGACGACATGCCCGAGGTGAAGCAGGCGGCGAACGAGGCGACGAGCTACGTCGCCGACGCCGCCGCGGCCGCGGGCGTCCCCGCCGAGGAGCACGTCCGCGCCGGCCAGCCCGCGCTGGCCATCCGGAAAGCCATCGACGGACTCGGTGCCGACATCGTGGTGATGGGGAGCCACGGCCGCTCGGGTATCTCGCGGGCGCTGCTGGGCAGCGTCGCCGAGAAGGTGCTCCGGAAGACGAGGATCCCCGTGCTCGTGGTCGACGCACGAGGGGAGGAGTGA